CACAAACTCAGTTTCATGGGCGTGGTTAAAATATTCGGTCATGAGATATCCCGAGTACTCTTTGGTCCAACCAGAGGGACACTTATTGGTTGCGGGGATCATTATCTGGGAGCCACGTGATTTGACGTGGCAGACGGAGCAGGGTGCATTGTGGTTGTGAATGTCGTTTTTAAAGCCTTTAAAGCCGTTTGGTTGGTACTCGGTGCCGTATATCGCGGCTGTTTTCTGAAAACCAGGTATGGTTTCCTCAAAGACTGGATTGCTTGGGAGGCACAGGAAGTTGGAACCTCCCCCTGTGTGAGTGTAAAAACCGCTGGCCATAAATCCTGTTAACATCAAagagaaatgagaaaaaattaaCTGATTTCTGCTTTTGAAATCACCAATACTGTGAATAAGAAGTATTCGATTTCGGTACTCTCACGGTCTTTGTTATTCGGGAAAAGTAAAAATGACTGATGTCAGCGTTACTAAGTGTTGAATTTGTATGCTGGTACACCAGGCTTTAACTCAACAACTAccgtttttcttctttgatttcGAATTTTTACCCACCTCGTTTTCTAACGTATCAACTGGTTTGGTGTTTCTGATTGCATCCTTGCAAAGGTCGAACTTAAAGCTAATCCCGATTCATATTGAATCATTTTCAATGTCCTTACCGGTGTACACAACAGTAGCATCTCCTGAGCAGTTTGTTCGTCCCCAGAGATTGTAGCTTACACCTGAAAGCCGTGGTCCTTGGAGGCCCCGCTGTCCCTGAGGCCCTTGAGGTCCCTCAGGTCCAGGAATTCCCTTCTCACCAGTTTCGCCTAATCAAcacgaaagaaagaaagtatTCAACGAATGAAGATGCTTTTTAAGTCACGGGGAATCGCCTCTGACATACACATGTTCTTTGTTAACAGAATTGGAAAGCAACCTCATCAATAAGAACACTTGCCGAAGCGTGAtaagaaagaaaagcaattatttCTGCTGAGCTACTTGATTAACAGTGGTTCGCAAACAGAATCGAACCGCAAAACATCAGGTTTTCCGATGTCAGACAAGAAGACCTGCTCTACTTGCAGACCGAGTGGACAGAGCACAGGATTTGCGGGCGAAATCCCACTCAGGCTGGATAATATTTGTCTTTATTGGTCCTGAATCAACTCTGTCCCGCTTTATAAGAAACCAACTGCTTGCCAAAGTCTCGACTCACGATTCCACTAGCTTTAAGCTTTAATCACTACCGGTCTGTATATCAAAATCAGGCTGCTTTGCCAGACGTTGATTTGTTTGAACCAGAAATACCTTTGAGTCCCATATACCCTCGCGGCCCTTTTGGTCCTTGTCGTCCATCTCTGCCGTCTTTTCCTGTGTGGTTAAGACACGACTGTGAGCTTAGTGAGGCGTTTGCTATTTGCCTCTGTAGAATTTGCAAACTACATCTATTATGCCCAATCCCTTTACCTGCGGGTCCTGCGGGACCAGGTGTTCCATCTCTTCCGTCTCGGCCTTtgggagaaaaagaaaaacgatctAGTCTCATATAATCCTTTGAAGCCAGAAGCTCATATGTGGACTGGATGCAAAGCTGCCAACGAAAACGCATGATAATCCTTGGGGAATTGCACCAGTTGGACCAGCTGAATTGCAAGAGATGCTTTGCAGGAATTGCAATTTAAACAAGGCAATAGGAATCGATTCAGGCTTCCATGCATATGCTTGATGATATATTCAGTTACTTCTGAAGTTATGCTGATCATGCTGCCGCTTTTGTGCTAAGTAGATTTACTTACCTCGAagcgttgtctttgccgttaATTCCCTGAAGAGTTCGTTAatccttgaaaacaaaaattaaaaaaaaaaggaagtcaACTCGAGAGAAGCTCGGCAATCAGCGGATAACATTCAAATTGTATTATGATGTTAAATtcagttgttgtttttctgcGAAAGTCTGCTCCTTTAATCATATCAAGAACACCTCTAGCAAAACTATAGAAGGCAGCGTGGCCGTGTGGCCGAATGGCCGAGTGGTTTGGGCGCCAGACTTGAAAGTTCAATTCCTGCTCTGATGGATTTGTTTCAgatagtccctggttcaactcttCGGCTTCGCTTGCATGTTGCCAACTGGCCTGCCTCCAGCCAGTTGaaattcttaacctgttaattttttttcattgcctGAAAAGTTCCAGGCAAGAGGGGAAAGGTCAATTAAGCATACTTCAAAACTCTCATTATAGGcgattaaaaaaaagcaatgcaATTACTGCGTGCAGTTTAACTTTACTTTACCCTCGCGTACACACGAGTTCTTCATTTCCACGCGCGTTTTATGTGCATGATGGAATTTGTTTCAAGTCGGAAATATGCACTGGTGCTCCAGTCACGTATCAGGGTTATACAACGTTGGGGACTTATTTAACTAGTAGGTCTCTGTGGTTAATTGAGTATGAAGCGTGTGTCTTTTTGTCACTTGGAGGCGGTAAAATCGAAACctcaaacaaagcaaaagttaattacatcgtgaaaataaaacaaaccttACCTGGGTCAAGTGTTCGGTGCCACTAAAGCAAACAGGTTTTAATTGCTATTATTTTGCTCGCCCTGAGCATTATTCTACATTGGCCGAActgagaattcgaaaatttaGGAAAAGTTTGCTTGTACTCAGCTTCATCTCATTGTCACGCTAAATTGATGGCTGGCTTTGAAAAAGGTATTCGCTCAGTTTTGAACCAACCCCTTTGTAAGTCGATTGAGTCTATC
Above is a genomic segment from Acropora muricata isolate sample 2 chromosome 1, ASM3666990v1, whole genome shotgun sequence containing:
- the LOC136919002 gene encoding short-chain collagen C4-like, whose product is MEQESMKNRTSFALRLVHYVSVVCLLLCLVFLFVSFAFLNERINTLENELMELKTSHSLTQEMRTTKPPLRQKRQVDSTTMLQLNTKIVSLESRINELFRELTAKTTLRGRDGRDGTPGPAGPAGKDGRDGRQGPKGPRGYMGLKGETGEKGIPGPEGPQGPQGQRGLQGPRLSGVSYNLWGRTNCSGDATVVYTGFMASGFYTHTGGGSNFLCLPSNPVFEETIPGFQKTAAIYGTEYQPNGFKGFKNDIHNHNAPCSVCHVKSRGSQIMIPATNKCPSGWTKEYSGYLMTEYFNHAHETEFVCIDKDAEAIPGSRGDTNGALLYNVQATCTTLPCKPYIDGYELTCVVCSK